In Lacibacter sp. H375, one DNA window encodes the following:
- a CDS encoding MBL fold metallo-hydrolase, which yields MRITITHIDTACVLININGFKILTDPTLDKKDGLLPQYVSRPLAFSKKYIDPALSVEEIGKVDLVLLSHDHHSDNLDKNGRAYIQTVPLVLSTKDAQRRLKNDNTIGLDDWQEYSVETEKIKQLKITAIPAQHTNIKRLNKVMGKVLGFTIEWQGQENGCIYISGDTVLFEGIYELEKKKKVGIAILHLGAGAFPYLKRNLRVTMNGEEAIQTTKLLNPALVIPIHYKGWWHFKQSVESLKKEIRVSGLNEKFLWIESGVETELAV from the coding sequence ATGCGCATTACAATTACACATATCGACACTGCCTGTGTTTTAATTAATATCAATGGATTTAAAATTTTAACGGATCCTACGTTAGATAAAAAAGATGGATTGCTTCCGCAATATGTGAGCCGCCCGTTGGCATTTTCAAAAAAGTATATTGATCCTGCTTTGTCTGTTGAAGAGATCGGGAAAGTTGATTTGGTGTTATTAAGTCACGATCATCACAGCGACAATCTGGATAAAAATGGCAGAGCTTATATTCAAACAGTTCCATTGGTGCTTTCCACAAAAGATGCTCAACGACGGTTAAAAAATGACAACACAATCGGTCTTGACGATTGGCAGGAATATTCTGTTGAAACGGAAAAGATAAAACAACTAAAAATAACGGCTATACCTGCTCAACATACAAATATCAAACGGTTAAATAAAGTGATGGGCAAGGTGTTGGGTTTCACAATTGAATGGCAAGGACAGGAAAATGGTTGTATTTATATTTCTGGCGATACGGTGCTCTTTGAAGGAATTTATGAATTAGAAAAAAAGAAAAAAGTAGGCATTGCTATCTTGCACTTAGGAGCAGGGGCATTTCCATATTTAAAAAGGAATTTAAGAGTTACCATGAATGGAGAAGAAGCGATTCAAACTACTAAACTTTTAAATCCTGCTTTAGTAATTCCAATTCATTACAAAGGGTGGTGGCATTTTAAGCAATCTGTTGAGTCGTTGAAAAAAGAAATCAGAGTATCAGGCTTGAACGAAAAATTTTTATGGATCGAAAGTGGGGTTGAAACAGAATTGGCTGTATAA
- a CDS encoding endo-1,4-beta-xylanase, producing MVRKLKGIMKQMFLAFVCFLILICSCKKKPAGNTGGGTTPPTAESAPLKSVATFPIGAAGSNFSFMNTALSSAILKRDFNAITFENEMKNNAIVNSSGAYNFTTADAMVAAAQAANLQVHGHVLAWHAQTQGAYYRSILSAATPGTVNLLQNPGFENGDATSFTAYTVLNSGNPAGTATITVGAGASEVRTGTRSLKVVNPTAYGNEHWRVQVASDAVTLELGKQYQISYWVKALTVNGSIRLSTQPSPLYQADQTIGTNWQQVTWLITANTAQTRIVFDLGNSSNTYFIDDVSVNEMIGGGSSGTNYAKVDSLLKTTIYTIAGHFKGKVRGWDVINEMFADGPAGAIRNNTNTANATNNDVFVWSEYLGRDFGVKAFKYAAEADPQAKLFINDYNLEFSTAKLDSLIAYVNEIRTRGAKVDGIGTQMHVSINTSKTQIDNHFIKLAATGLLVHISELDIGVNTNNATSVVFSADLENAQADMYNYIVTSYMRYVPKAQRYGVTIWGTLDNQSWRYKSGADYPLLYTATGVKKRAYEFVLRALQSGL from the coding sequence ATGGTAAGAAAACTGAAAGGAATAATGAAACAAATGTTTTTAGCATTCGTGTGTTTTTTAATATTAATCTGTTCATGTAAGAAAAAACCAGCCGGAAATACGGGTGGAGGAACGACTCCTCCAACTGCTGAATCTGCGCCATTAAAATCAGTTGCCACTTTTCCTATTGGTGCTGCAGGCAGTAATTTCTCTTTTATGAATACCGCACTTTCATCGGCCATACTAAAAAGGGATTTTAATGCAATTACTTTTGAAAATGAAATGAAGAACAATGCAATCGTCAATTCTTCAGGCGCCTATAATTTTACTACCGCTGATGCCATGGTAGCTGCTGCACAGGCGGCTAATTTACAGGTACACGGGCATGTGCTGGCATGGCATGCACAAACACAAGGTGCTTATTACAGGAGTATCTTATCGGCAGCAACGCCGGGCACAGTGAACCTATTGCAAAATCCCGGTTTCGAAAATGGCGATGCAACAAGTTTTACCGCATACACAGTTTTGAACTCAGGTAATCCTGCGGGTACAGCAACTATAACCGTTGGTGCAGGTGCGTCGGAAGTGCGAACAGGTACACGTTCATTAAAAGTTGTAAACCCCACCGCTTATGGTAACGAACATTGGCGGGTGCAGGTAGCTTCTGATGCTGTTACACTTGAATTGGGTAAACAATACCAAATAAGTTATTGGGTAAAGGCGTTAACTGTAAATGGTTCTATCCGTTTATCAACACAACCCTCTCCTTTATACCAGGCCGATCAAACAATTGGTACCAACTGGCAGCAGGTTACATGGCTTATTACCGCCAATACCGCACAAACACGTATCGTGTTTGATTTAGGAAACAGCAGCAATACGTACTTCATAGATGATGTAAGTGTTAATGAAATGATTGGTGGCGGCAGTTCGGGCACTAATTATGCAAAGGTTGATAGTTTGCTTAAAACAACGATCTATACAATTGCCGGTCATTTTAAAGGAAAGGTCAGAGGCTGGGATGTAATTAATGAAATGTTTGCTGATGGTCCGGCGGGTGCAATACGAAATAATACCAATACCGCTAATGCAACCAACAATGATGTGTTTGTGTGGAGTGAATACCTGGGCAGAGATTTTGGAGTAAAAGCATTTAAGTATGCAGCAGAAGCAGATCCGCAAGCCAAACTTTTTATTAATGATTACAATCTTGAGTTCTCCACTGCCAAGCTCGATTCGCTCATTGCATACGTTAATGAAATAAGAACAAGAGGTGCCAAGGTTGATGGTATCGGCACGCAAATGCATGTAAGCATCAACACCAGTAAAACACAAATCGATAATCACTTTATTAAGCTTGCTGCAACGGGGTTACTGGTGCATATATCAGAACTTGATATTGGTGTAAATACCAATAACGCAACCAGTGTTGTTTTTTCTGCCGACCTCGAAAATGCACAAGCCGATATGTACAACTATATTGTAACTTCTTATATGCGGTATGTGCCGAAAGCGCAACGCTATGGAGTAACCATTTGGGGTACACTCGACAACCAAAGCTGGCGCTACAAAAGCGGTGCAGATTATCCGTTGCTTTACACAGCAACAGGTGTAAAAAAACGGGCCTACGAATTTGTGTTGCGGGCATTACAATCGGGTTTGTAA
- a CDS encoding acyl-CoA dehydrogenase, with protein MLQLNKKEIAELKRLCAISEQKAQLTPALLNIIYKKKWFKLFIPKQQGGLAMSLPDALKLEEQLAYIDGSLGWTVTLCAGANFFAGFMEQKKTGKLFHAMNVCLGGSGAATGIATKTKDGYTVTGRWKYATGAPHLTHFTANCVIEKNGKPVLQEDGTALIRSFYFKKSEVTIYNDWQAMGLKATASRSFSVKKLKVKEERSFVIDHAHVTLEHPVYSYPFMPFAETTLAVNTLGMMNHLLDEATVALKQKKLNSLQFKTADEAVQTAKQEISKLSLTFYNNVEQSWNELLTRKRLSQKTTKQISNVSRQLVKLCRGHAAVVYPYCGLAATSQQSELNRVFRDIFTASQHALLTYGE; from the coding sequence ATGTTGCAGTTGAATAAAAAAGAGATTGCTGAATTAAAACGTCTTTGTGCTATCTCAGAACAAAAGGCACAGTTAACGCCAGCGTTGTTAAACATCATTTACAAAAAGAAATGGTTCAAGTTATTTATTCCAAAACAACAGGGTGGACTTGCAATGAGTTTACCCGATGCATTAAAGCTGGAAGAACAACTTGCTTACATTGATGGCAGCCTTGGCTGGACAGTTACACTTTGCGCCGGTGCTAATTTCTTTGCAGGATTTATGGAGCAGAAAAAAACAGGTAAACTGTTTCATGCAATGAATGTTTGCCTGGGTGGAAGTGGAGCTGCAACAGGTATTGCCACGAAAACAAAAGATGGATATACAGTAACGGGTCGATGGAAGTATGCAACAGGTGCACCACATTTAACACACTTCACAGCGAACTGCGTGATTGAAAAAAATGGAAAACCGGTTTTACAGGAAGATGGTACCGCATTGATCCGTTCATTTTATTTTAAGAAAAGTGAAGTAACAATTTACAACGACTGGCAGGCAATGGGGTTAAAAGCAACAGCAAGCCGAAGTTTTAGTGTAAAGAAGTTGAAAGTAAAAGAGGAGCGGAGTTTTGTTATCGATCATGCACATGTAACACTGGAACATCCTGTGTACAGTTATCCGTTTATGCCTTTTGCAGAAACAACACTTGCTGTAAATACATTGGGTATGATGAATCATTTGCTGGATGAAGCAACAGTTGCACTCAAGCAAAAGAAATTGAACAGCCTTCAATTTAAAACAGCAGATGAAGCAGTACAAACAGCAAAGCAGGAGATCAGCAAACTGAGTCTTACATTTTATAATAACGTAGAACAATCGTGGAATGAATTGCTGACGAGAAAAAGGCTCTCACAAAAAACTACAAAGCAGATCAGTAATGTAAGCAGGCAGTTGGTAAAGCTTTGCAGAGGCCATGCAGCAGTTGTTTATCCGTATTGCGGATTGGCGGCCACATCACAACAGTCTGAACTCAACCGTGTGTTCAGAGATATTTTCACAGCGAGTCAACATGCGTTGTTGACGTATGGGGAATAG
- a CDS encoding serine hydrolase domain-containing protein, which produces MKSVPFISYFILLPLQVLFAQTVTPLSPVLLQKLDSVATQDVPSDAPGIATAIIQNGEVVYQKWAGIADFADSSLITADTRFNIASNGKQFTALAILTLMDAGKLKLSDDIRTFFPKLFPRIKEKISIRHLLTHSSGIRDVYDLWSLQGFTWWKQSFNNNDVLALLTKQEELNFAPGSKYLYSNSNYILLALLVEKLSGQSFTTYTNNLFRMLGMYATSFEDNYNNIRGPVARAYFNFNTWTTYNWIWNVCGDGNLFSTLNDQLQWERIVQGKVVTPVSTATIQKSQQLVEQSAVTNYGYGLEFGNYKGLAYTFHEGATGAWKATVLRFPEKKVAMITLTNTGKSIPAMQTRQMADLFFKLNTETQSWLTAPARAGSYVDEKELTGIYLTGNDFAFEFEIRNGKLYLKRNGRNDIELERESHNVFHQKNDPAFKQEFVKNAKGEMQVTAYYTTHAPYTLVRATANWNRFNYAALNGTYRNNETNTLLEITGTSGRNYAVVLAGKDSSTAVLVTPDKLLMNNYSINLVKTGTGNIELHLNSDRIKLVKFVKLRGRYISQDTPTILRR; this is translated from the coding sequence ATGAAATCAGTTCCGTTTATCAGTTATTTTATTCTTCTTCCATTGCAGGTCCTGTTTGCACAAACAGTTACACCTTTATCTCCGGTACTGCTGCAAAAACTCGATTCGGTTGCCACACAGGATGTGCCGTCTGATGCACCGGGCATCGCCACTGCCATCATACAAAACGGCGAAGTGGTTTATCAAAAATGGGCGGGCATTGCCGACTTTGCCGACAGTTCGTTGATCACAGCCGACACACGATTCAATATCGCTTCCAATGGAAAACAGTTTACGGCACTGGCCATTCTCACGTTAATGGATGCAGGTAAACTGAAGCTCTCTGATGATATCCGTACATTCTTCCCAAAGCTTTTTCCCCGCATAAAAGAAAAGATATCCATCAGGCATTTGTTAACGCACAGCAGTGGCATACGGGATGTGTACGATCTGTGGTCGTTGCAAGGTTTTACATGGTGGAAGCAATCGTTTAACAACAACGATGTACTGGCATTGCTTACGAAACAGGAAGAACTGAATTTTGCTCCCGGCAGCAAATACCTCTACAGCAACAGTAATTATATTTTACTGGCATTGCTGGTTGAAAAATTATCGGGTCAGTCCTTTACAACCTACACGAACAATCTGTTTCGTATGCTGGGTATGTATGCCACTTCCTTTGAAGACAATTACAACAACATCCGTGGGCCCGTTGCCAGGGCCTATTTCAACTTTAATACATGGACAACTTACAACTGGATATGGAATGTATGTGGCGATGGTAATTTGTTCTCCACGCTCAACGATCAGCTGCAATGGGAAAGAATTGTGCAGGGCAAAGTAGTTACACCTGTAAGTACCGCAACCATTCAGAAAAGCCAGCAGCTGGTTGAACAGTCTGCTGTAACAAATTATGGGTATGGTCTTGAATTTGGAAACTACAAAGGTCTTGCATACACATTTCATGAAGGCGCAACAGGTGCATGGAAAGCAACTGTACTTCGTTTCCCGGAAAAGAAGGTAGCCATGATCACCTTAACCAATACCGGTAAATCAATTCCTGCAATGCAGACACGTCAAATGGCCGATTTGTTTTTTAAGTTGAATACCGAAACACAATCCTGGTTAACGGCACCTGCAAGGGCTGGCAGTTATGTGGATGAAAAGGAGTTGACCGGCATATACCTCACCGGTAATGATTTTGCTTTTGAATTTGAAATACGCAACGGTAAGTTGTATTTAAAACGCAACGGACGCAACGATATAGAACTGGAACGTGAATCGCATAATGTATTTCATCAAAAGAACGATCCTGCATTTAAGCAGGAATTTGTGAAGAATGCAAAAGGGGAAATGCAGGTTACTGCTTACTACACAACACATGCGCCTTACACGCTTGTCCGTGCCACCGCTAACTGGAACAGGTTTAACTACGCTGCATTGAACGGCACTTACCGCAACAATGAAACAAATACTTTACTTGAAATCACCGGCACATCCGGCAGAAACTATGCGGTCGTTTTAGCAGGGAAAGACAGCAGCACTGCTGTTTTGGTAACGCCTGATAAACTGTTGATGAATAATTATTCCATCAACCTGGTAAAAACAGGAACCGGGAATATTGAATTGCATTTAAACAGCGATCGTATAAAGCTGGTGAAGTTTGTGAAGCTGAGAGGTCGATACATAAGCCAGGATACTCCCACGATACTCCGTAGATAA
- a CDS encoding helix-turn-helix domain-containing protein produces MLFDFSLKSSFLLMFFFHGLVFAVLLFIKGKQTNNKPALWLSAFTLLCVLYISPFMLGYAGWYSQQPYRNILFYIPFQQLLVLPPLLYFYCRSLFDRSFVFTRKQLLHFLPAALYLLYSCVVVVTDQLVLGEYYFYADQRDKDFAFWYQAAGFGSLLVYLLLSLRNYRTYKQITYNTVSYADSLTFIWAQRFLLAFLLLLILRALFFIINPEWDEFGRKFWYYLSFSLLFYYISISGYVNTVRSVTSFNEPGASSANDAVENVDTAEHEPQQDAEVKTELPDIDNWKSRIEQLVLDKKLYENPELSVADIAQPLSIAPKKVSQIINRGFAVNFNDYINQHRVKAVIAKLQEGEHSLQTLLAIAYDCGFNSKSTFNRAFKRHTGLSPNAYIQKNSW; encoded by the coding sequence ATGCTTTTTGATTTCAGCTTAAAGAGCTCTTTTTTATTGATGTTCTTTTTTCACGGGCTCGTGTTCGCTGTGCTGCTCTTCATCAAAGGCAAACAAACCAATAACAAACCCGCTCTCTGGCTCAGTGCATTCACCCTGCTGTGCGTACTGTATATTTCACCCTTTATGCTGGGCTATGCCGGCTGGTACAGCCAACAGCCGTACCGGAATATTTTATTTTATATACCGTTTCAACAACTGCTGGTACTGCCGCCGCTGTTATACTTTTATTGCCGCAGCCTGTTCGACCGTTCCTTTGTGTTTACCCGCAAACAACTGCTTCATTTTTTGCCTGCTGCGTTGTATCTCCTGTACAGTTGTGTGGTTGTGGTAACCGATCAGCTGGTACTTGGTGAATATTATTTTTATGCAGACCAAAGGGATAAAGATTTTGCCTTTTGGTACCAGGCCGCAGGTTTTGGTTCCCTGCTTGTGTACCTGCTCTTGAGTTTACGCAACTACCGAACCTACAAACAGATTACCTACAATACTGTAAGCTATGCCGATTCCTTAACCTTTATATGGGCGCAACGTTTTTTGCTCGCCTTCCTGTTGTTGTTGATACTAAGGGCTTTGTTCTTTATCATCAACCCGGAGTGGGATGAGTTCGGTCGCAAATTCTGGTACTATTTATCGTTCTCATTGCTGTTTTATTACATATCCATCAGTGGCTATGTCAATACCGTCCGCTCAGTTACTTCCTTTAACGAACCGGGGGCTTCTTCAGCAAATGATGCAGTGGAAAATGTTGACACGGCTGAACATGAACCCCAACAAGATGCGGAAGTAAAAACAGAACTGCCCGACATCGACAACTGGAAAAGCAGGATTGAACAACTGGTGCTCGATAAAAAGTTATACGAAAACCCGGAGCTGTCTGTCGCTGATATTGCACAGCCGCTAAGCATCGCACCAAAAAAAGTATCACAGATCATCAACCGGGGCTTTGCTGTAAATTTTAACGACTACATCAACCAGCATCGGGTGAAAGCAGTGATCGCCAAACTACAGGAAGGCGAGCATAGTTTACAAACACTGCTCGCCATTGCGTACGATTGTGGGTTCAATTCAAAATCAACCTTTAACCGGGCATTCAAACGGCATACAGGTTTGTCGCCCAATGCTTATATTCAAAAAAACAGCTGGTAA
- the pnuC gene encoding nicotinamide riboside transporter PnuC, protein MNLHEWAEAFAVQLKAVPLLEWIGVGFGVAEVLLARANKIALYPCGIVAVVISTYIFFNAGLYAESALNLYYFIMSVYGWWFWVNRKHHTAPAISRSTKRDWTITLAIVVTAFVLLYTVLVNFTDSTVPLADAWVSATAWAGMWLLAKRKIENWILLNISNAFAVPLLLYKELPLYAALTLFLFVIAILGYFDWNKNLKQKTNVAVE, encoded by the coding sequence ATGAATCTTCACGAATGGGCAGAAGCATTTGCAGTGCAACTGAAAGCAGTTCCCTTGCTCGAATGGATTGGAGTGGGTTTTGGTGTTGCCGAAGTGCTGTTGGCAAGAGCAAATAAAATTGCACTCTATCCCTGCGGTATTGTTGCCGTTGTTATTTCCACTTACATCTTTTTTAATGCAGGCTTGTATGCCGAAAGTGCATTGAATCTTTACTACTTCATCATGAGTGTGTATGGCTGGTGGTTTTGGGTAAATCGAAAACATCATACAGCACCAGCTATCAGTCGCAGTACAAAACGTGATTGGACAATAACACTGGCGATTGTTGTTACGGCATTCGTGTTACTATACACCGTGCTTGTAAACTTTACCGATTCTACAGTGCCGCTTGCTGATGCATGGGTGAGCGCCACAGCATGGGCTGGCATGTGGTTATTAGCGAAGCGAAAAATAGAGAACTGGATATTGCTCAACATCAGTAATGCGTTTGCCGTTCCGTTGTTGCTTTACAAAGAACTTCCGTTGTATGCTGCACTTACTTTGTTCTTATTTGTAATTGCCATACTTGGTTATTTCGATTGGAATAAAAACCTCAAACAAAAAACAAATGTTGCAGTTGAATAA
- a CDS encoding C1 family peptidase gives MKNRKNNVVPDKIDIRDRMYQPAVTTAPRKAFIQETKLPILHQKETSACTGFALATVVNYLARKIDPVNNQGFTASPFMLYSMARRYDEFPGYIKDEGSSLRGAIKGWHKHGACENRFWKTLQMPKPDIKGEEGDWWLNSVNYPLGAYYRVEPKSIEDMHCAINDLGILYASAVCHAGWDVPKKSTHHKYLEIPNTKVKETDGGHAFVIIGYNQTGFIIQNSWGKEWGTNGLAVLTYEDWQVNAMDCWVAQMGVTTDLHLAIANSATLRLDKKNKVAIAADPILKKRELDPFIIDMENNGRLSNSGEYRTTELDIEALVTQHAGIARERWGLKNKPMDVAIYAHGGLVGEKSAADSYAVWCKKLYDAQIFPIMLMWETDILSTVKSMLEDTLLGKEPRMTGGIVDWIVNWKDERLERLAAPIGSKVWKEMKENAKAISYEKNSGGQLLYKYATSAKSELKSHVNIHLIGHSAGSIVHSHLVEKLISLGWSFKTVQFMAPAVTNELFDTTILKAIQNKKINNYYQYHLSDDVELKDNCSIYSKSLLYLVSNSFEPGRKTPILGMQKYFEKESNYQRATIKSYHSPGLYSKSTSHGGFDNDVATIETIIKNIKK, from the coding sequence ATGAAAAACAGGAAAAACAATGTTGTGCCTGATAAAATTGATATCAGGGACAGAATGTATCAACCCGCCGTTACAACAGCTCCCCGCAAAGCGTTCATCCAGGAAACAAAACTTCCCATACTGCACCAAAAAGAAACCAGCGCCTGCACCGGCTTTGCATTGGCCACAGTTGTAAATTATCTCGCACGTAAAATTGATCCCGTCAATAATCAAGGCTTTACCGCATCACCTTTCATGCTGTATTCAATGGCCCGTCGTTACGATGAATTTCCGGGCTATATAAAAGATGAAGGTTCCAGTTTAAGAGGTGCCATTAAAGGCTGGCATAAACATGGTGCCTGCGAAAACCGGTTCTGGAAAACACTGCAAATGCCCAAGCCTGATATTAAAGGTGAGGAAGGCGATTGGTGGCTCAATTCAGTAAACTATCCGTTAGGTGCTTACTACAGGGTAGAGCCGAAAAGTATTGAAGACATGCATTGTGCCATTAATGATCTTGGTATTTTGTATGCAAGCGCTGTTTGTCATGCAGGCTGGGACGTTCCAAAAAAATCAACACATCACAAGTACTTAGAAATTCCCAATACAAAAGTAAAAGAGACGGATGGAGGTCATGCGTTTGTGATCATTGGCTATAATCAAACAGGTTTTATCATTCAGAATTCATGGGGCAAGGAATGGGGAACAAACGGTCTTGCCGTATTAACGTATGAAGACTGGCAGGTGAATGCAATGGATTGCTGGGTAGCGCAAATGGGTGTTACCACCGATCTTCATTTGGCCATTGCCAATTCGGCCACACTCAGGTTAGATAAAAAAAACAAAGTGGCCATTGCAGCTGATCCAATACTGAAGAAAAGAGAACTCGATCCGTTTATTATTGATATGGAAAACAATGGCCGGTTGAGTAACTCCGGCGAATACCGCACAACCGAATTGGATATTGAAGCATTGGTAACACAACATGCAGGCATTGCAAGAGAACGATGGGGATTAAAAAACAAACCGATGGATGTTGCTATTTATGCACACGGTGGTTTGGTGGGTGAAAAGTCGGCAGCCGATAGCTATGCTGTTTGGTGTAAAAAATTATATGATGCGCAGATATTTCCCATTATGCTGATGTGGGAGACTGATATTTTAAGTACAGTTAAAAGTATGTTGGAAGATACCTTGCTGGGTAAGGAACCACGTATGACGGGTGGCATTGTTGACTGGATCGTTAATTGGAAAGATGAACGGCTTGAACGGTTGGCAGCGCCTATTGGCAGTAAGGTATGGAAGGAGATGAAGGAAAATGCAAAGGCCATCAGTTATGAAAAAAACAGCGGTGGTCAGTTATTGTATAAATATGCAACATCAGCCAAGAGCGAATTAAAGAGTCATGTCAATATTCATCTTATCGGCCACTCGGCAGGCAGTATTGTGCACAGTCATTTGGTGGAGAAATTAATAAGCCTCGGCTGGAGTTTCAAAACAGTTCAGTTTATGGCACCTGCCGTCACCAATGAATTGTTTGATACCACTATTCTCAAGGCCATTCAGAATAAAAAAATAAACAACTATTATCAGTATCATTTGAGTGATGATGTTGAACTGAAAGATAATTGCTCCATCTATTCCAAATCGTTGCTCTATCTTGTTTCCAACTCGTTTGAGCCCGGCAGAAAAACGCCCATCTTAGGCATGCAGAAATATTTTGAAAAGGAAAGTAACTACCAACGTGCAACAATCAAATCGTATCACAGTCCGGGTCTGTATTCAAAAAGCACTTCACATGGAGGATTTGATAATGATGTGGCTACAATAGAAACAATTATTAAGAATATTAAAAAGTAG
- a CDS encoding Crp/Fnr family transcriptional regulator, protein MKSLITYFTTKGFKENDLSAFLSCIKTRTFAADELILSKGQLENYLSFIDTGTIRYYAAVKDKEITFDFAFKNSFYCAYDSFYSRTKTEVYVQALTDCELYSISYEDLQNLYHKCETAKKLGQISTEYLLEKKVKRELNLLTKTPRERYEKLLAEQPKYIQQIPLKYLASYIGVVPETLSRIRKRIS, encoded by the coding sequence GTGAAATCATTAATTACATATTTTACAACGAAAGGGTTTAAAGAAAATGACCTGTCTGCATTTTTAAGTTGTATTAAAACACGAACATTTGCTGCGGATGAATTGATTTTGTCGAAAGGTCAATTAGAGAACTATCTGTCGTTTATTGATACGGGTACTATCCGGTATTATGCAGCTGTAAAAGACAAAGAAATTACGTTTGATTTTGCGTTCAAAAATTCATTTTACTGCGCTTATGATTCATTTTACAGCCGAACGAAAACAGAAGTATATGTCCAGGCTTTAACGGATTGTGAGTTGTATTCTATATCGTATGAAGATTTACAGAATCTTTATCATAAATGTGAAACGGCCAAAAAGCTTGGTCAAATCTCCACTGAATATTTATTGGAAAAGAAAGTAAAACGGGAATTAAATCTGTTGACAAAAACACCCCGGGAACGATATGAAAAATTGCTGGCCGAACAGCCAAAATATATTCAACAGATTCCATTGAAATATCTTGCATCCTATATTGGTGTTGTACCCGAAACGTTAAGCAGAATCAGGAAACGTATTTCTTGA